A DNA window from Myripristis murdjan chromosome 19, fMyrMur1.1, whole genome shotgun sequence contains the following coding sequences:
- the ube2ib gene encoding SUMO-conjugating enzyme UBC9-A: MSGIALSRLAQERKAWRKDHPFGFVAVPTKNPDGTMNLMNWECAIPGKKGTPWEGGLFKLRMLFKDDYPSSPPKCKFEPPLFHPNVYPSGTVCLSILEEDKDWRPAITIKQILLGIQELLNEPNIQDPAQAEAYTIYCQNRVEYEKRVRAQAKKFSPS; this comes from the exons ATGTCTGGCATTGCATTGAGCCGGCTTGCCCAGGAGCGCAAGGCATGGCGGAAAGACCATCCTTTT gGATTTGTTGCTGTACCCACAAAAAATCCAGATGGAACCATGAACCTCATGAATTGGGAATGCGCGATCCCTGGAAAGAAGGGG ACCCCGTGGGAAGGAGGCCTGTTCAAACTGCGCATGTTGTTCAAGGATGACTATCCTTCCTCACCTCCAAAAT GTAAATTTGAGCCTCCACTCTTCCATCCAAATGTGTATCCATCAGGCACAGTATGCCTATCTATTCTAGAGGAGGACAAGGACTGGAGACCAGCCATCACAATAAAGCAG ATCTTATTAGGTATCCAGGAACTCCTAAATGAGCCAAATATCCAGGATCCAGCCCAAGCAGAGGCCTACACGATCTACTG CCAAAACAGAGTAGAATATGAAAAAAGAGTTCGAGCACAAGCCAAAAAATTCTCCCCCTCGTAA
- the LOC115377958 gene encoding interleukin-21 receptor — translation MCCRLMDSPLRLKLMVLAAFLLASTSSVYVHGNSTATDVKIDLNCVTDFMLVINCSLNMTPPDNDPDIISSWLAFHLEEYEDPIQKYVCVLSKMKDGFYICSFDKSHQKSDSGGYFGYMDYFDIGLCHNKSNVSESCEVILREFQPRKNIKPNAPCCLTANQLPSDDYQFTWKDGNMNPYLKNKLTYEFQYYITTRRDEVKTFTEMRNNVTKDSDDFLPGTEYAFRVRSQPESDACARCWSDWSPEANWMTARKDPLFLGVDKKVFIPLCLVVPLLLLVFYVPIKKCKQGAFIPTPAPYFHSLYSDCKGDFKSWVVTPNTTNMLKAEETIQIDTMTKCEDEPEEDRPAQFHHQLKEEGAYGNLSAPAPDASLLAIPYTVSPGPPLSASGNPLKDGSTVSGLGSTVGDSGCWLCSDTSLDRDIPWYSNQYCTLSAFQQSGSVVAQHHSAGGSLGKGTSILDYQNSCHQEYFGTSDIEN, via the exons ATGTGCTGTCGGCTGATGGATTCTCCACTGAGGCTGAAGCTGATGGTGCTGGCTGCATTCCTTCTCGCGTCTACCAGCAGCGTCTATGTGCATGGAAACTCTACAGCGACAG ATGTGAAAATTGACCTTAACTGTGTGACCGACTTCATGCTGGTCATCAACTGCTCCCTGAACATGACACCTCCAGATAATGACCCGGACATCATCTCCTCCTGGCTGGCTTTCCACCTTGAGGAGTATGAAGACCCCAT TCAGAagtatgtctgtgtgctgtcAAAAATGAAGGACGGCTTTTATATCTGTTCATTTGACAAATCCCACCAAAAATCCGATTCTGGAGGCTACTTTGGTTATATGGATTACTTTGACATCGGCCTCTGTCACAACAAAAGTAATGTCTCTGAGAGCTGCGAGGTGATACTACGGGAATTTCAACCAAGGAAAAACA TTAAACCAAATGCGCCATGCTGCCTCACAGCTAACCAGTTACCCTCTGATGATTACCAGTTCACCTGGAAAGACGGCAATATGAACCCCTATCTGAAAAACAAGCTGACATATGAATTTCAATATTATATAACAACCCGCAGAGATGAA GTGAAAACATTTACTGAAATGAGGAACAACGTGACAAAGGACAGCGATGATTTTCTGCCTGGTACTGAGTACGCCTTCAGGGTGCGGTCCCAACCTGAAAGTGATGCCTGCGCTAGATGCTGGAGTGACTGGTCGCCTGAAGCTAACTGGATGACAGCCAGAAAGG ATCCACTTTTCCTTGGAGTGGACAAGAAGGTGTTCATCCCCTTGTGTCTGGTGGTGCCACTCTTGTTACTTGTGTTCTACGTTCCTATTAAAAA GTGTAAGCAAGGTGCCTTTATCCCAACGCCAGCACCCTATTTCCATTCCCTCTACAGTGATTGCAAGGGAGACTTCAAG agCTGGGTGGTGACACCAAACACGACAAACATGCTAAAAGCAGAGGAGACCATTCAGATTGACACCATGACCAAGTGTGAGGATGAGCCAGAGGAGGACCGTCCTGCACAGTTCCACCACCAGCTGAAGGAGGAGGGCGCATATGGAAACCTTTCTGCCCCAGCTCCCGATGCCTCTCTCCTGGCCATCCCATACACTGTGAGCCCTGGACCTCCACTGTCAGCTTCAGGCAACCCCCTCAAGGACGGGTCCACTGTCTCTGGGCTGGGGAGCACTGTGGGAGACTCGGGGTGCTGGCTCTGCAGCGACACCTCTCTTGACCGAGACATTCCTTGGTACAGCAATCAGTACTGCACCCTGAGCGCTTTCCAGCAGTCTGGTTCAGTCGTGGCACAGCACCACAGTGCAGGGGGCTCGCTTGGCAAAGGTACATCTATCTTGGATTACCAGAATAGTTGCCATCAGGAATATTTTGGTACATCTGACATTGAAAACTAG
- the LOC115378181 gene encoding tubby protein isoform X2, translating into MEDPDIRQQKLDNQRTLLMKKQQKRRADKQMVISTRDARPKNRKHKTGSSDDMALLISQSQSNTSLNDAQVEHAHDNPLEEITLGECGFTTTMTADEMPPRKPVTPKTMNLDIEREPEPNYEKESDDQAEGKKTKKKGVKKEKSKQLEQNEGEEAEKDQEKEKKEKKTKKKVKGSEDAEKKSKNEQEQHPIEIDSMLEVPKSKTNKYDDSDKEKDNRSPTPDLQTPKRKQQLNTSRCQISDESKDEASPEMGKNPRKAKKEEKTTKSLASLNSNYRKNSSSHSDSTERPTSPISVEDLEKFALRPAPRDVTIQCRVTRDRRGVEKGIYPTYYLHMEKDDGKRVFLMAGRKRKKCKTSNYLISTDPTDLSKDTNSYIGKLRSNVLGTKFTVYDRGENPEKKPFIKECESVRQELAAICYEKNVLGFKGPRKMTVIIPGMLENDERVCIRPKSDIETLLIRHENGNTDNLVTLVNKSPSWNEQTHSYVLNFHGRVTQASVKNFQIIHPDNTDYIVMQFGRVAEDVFSMDYSFPMCALQAFAITLSSFDGKLACE; encoded by the exons ATGGAGGACCCAGACATACGTCAACAGAAGCTGGATAACCAG CGAACCCTTCTGatgaaaaagcagcaaaagAGGAGGGCTGATAAGCAAATGGTGATCTCAACTCGAGACGCTCGACCCAAGAACCGAAAGCACAAGACTGGCAGCTCAGATGACATGGCTCTGCTGATCAGCCAATCCCAGAGCAACACTTCCCTGAATg ATGCTCAGGTTGAACATGCCCATGATAATCCACTGGAGGAGATCACTCTTGGTGAGTGTGGCTTCACAACAACAATGACGGCAGATGAGATGCCTCCTAGAAAGCCGGTCACTCCCAAGACAATGAACTTGGATATTGAGAGAGAGCCGGAGCCAAATTATGAGAAGGAAAGCGATGACCAGGCGGAGggcaaaaagacaaagaagaaaggggtgaaaaaagaaaaatcaaaac AGCTCGAACAGAAcgaaggagaggaggcagagaaggatcaagaaaaggagaaaaaggagaaaaagaccAAGAAGAAAGTGAAAGGATCAGAGGAcgcagagaagaagagcaagaaCGAGCAAGAAC AGCATCCAATTGAGATAGACTCAATGCTGGAGGTGCCAAAgtcaaagacaaataaatatgatgatagtgacaaagaaaaagacaaccGCTCCCCGACACCTGACCTCCAAACTCCAAAGAGGAAACAACAGCTCAACACAT CCAGGTGCCAAATAAGTGACGAGAGCAAAGATGAGGCGAGTCCTGAAATGGGAAAAAACCCAAGAAAGGccaaaaaagaggagaaaaccaCAAAAAGCTTGGCTTCACTTAACTCCAATTACAGGAAGAATTCATCCTCACACAGTGATTCCACTGAAAGA cCTACGTCTCCCATCTCAGTGGAGGATCTGGAGAAGTTCGCCTTGCGTCCAGCCCCCAGAGACGTGACCATCCAGTGCAGGGTCACCAGGGACAGGAGAGGCGTCGAGAAGGGAATTTACCCCACTTACTATCTCCACATGGAGAAGGACGACGGCAAGAGG GTATTTCTAATGGCAGGCAGGAAAAGGAAGAAGTGCAAAACGTCCAACTATCTCATCTCCACTGACCCAACAGATCTGTCTAAAGACACCAACAGCTACATAGGAAAACTAAG GTCCAACGTTCTGGGCACAAAGTTTACCGTCTACGACAGAGGAGAAAACCCAGAGAAAAAACCCTTTATCAAAGAGTGTGAATCAGTGCGGCAAGAACTGGCAGCGATTTGCTAT GAGAAGAATGTTTTAGGTTTCAAAGGTCCGAGGAAAATGACAGTGATCATCCCCGGCATGCTGGAGAATGATGAGCGAGTGTGCATTCGCCCAAAGAGT GACATTGAGACTCTTCTGATCCGCCACGAGAACGGCAACACAGACAACCTGGTGACCCTGGTGAACAAATCGCCCAGCTGGAACGAACAGACCCACTCTTACGTGCTCAACTTCCACGGCCGCGTCACACAGGCCTCCGTCAAAAACTTCCAGATCATCCACCCTGACAACA cGGATTACATAGTAATGCAGTTTGGCCGTGTGGCAGAGGATGTGTTCTCCATGGATTACAGTTTCCCAATGTGTGCCCTGCAAGCTTTCGCCatcaccctctcctccttcGATGGCAAACTGGCCTGTGAGTGA
- the LOC115378181 gene encoding tubby protein isoform X1, which yields MEDPDIRQQKLDNQRTLLMKKQQKRRADKQMVISTRDARPKNRKHKTGSSDDMALLISQSQSNTSLNDAQVEHAHDNPLEEITLGECGFTTTMTADEMPPRKPVTPKTMNLDIEREPEPNYEKESDDQAEGKKTKKKGVKKEKSKQLEQNEGEEAEKDQEKEKKEKKTKKKVKGSEDAEKKSKNEQEQKHFLEHPIEIDSMLEVPKSKTNKYDDSDKEKDNRSPTPDLQTPKRKQQLNTSRCQISDESKDEASPEMGKNPRKAKKEEKTTKSLASLNSNYRKNSSSHSDSTERPTSPISVEDLEKFALRPAPRDVTIQCRVTRDRRGVEKGIYPTYYLHMEKDDGKRVFLMAGRKRKKCKTSNYLISTDPTDLSKDTNSYIGKLRSNVLGTKFTVYDRGENPEKKPFIKECESVRQELAAICYEKNVLGFKGPRKMTVIIPGMLENDERVCIRPKSDIETLLIRHENGNTDNLVTLVNKSPSWNEQTHSYVLNFHGRVTQASVKNFQIIHPDNTDYIVMQFGRVAEDVFSMDYSFPMCALQAFAITLSSFDGKLACE from the exons ATGGAGGACCCAGACATACGTCAACAGAAGCTGGATAACCAG CGAACCCTTCTGatgaaaaagcagcaaaagAGGAGGGCTGATAAGCAAATGGTGATCTCAACTCGAGACGCTCGACCCAAGAACCGAAAGCACAAGACTGGCAGCTCAGATGACATGGCTCTGCTGATCAGCCAATCCCAGAGCAACACTTCCCTGAATg ATGCTCAGGTTGAACATGCCCATGATAATCCACTGGAGGAGATCACTCTTGGTGAGTGTGGCTTCACAACAACAATGACGGCAGATGAGATGCCTCCTAGAAAGCCGGTCACTCCCAAGACAATGAACTTGGATATTGAGAGAGAGCCGGAGCCAAATTATGAGAAGGAAAGCGATGACCAGGCGGAGggcaaaaagacaaagaagaaaggggtgaaaaaagaaaaatcaaaac AGCTCGAACAGAAcgaaggagaggaggcagagaaggatcaagaaaaggagaaaaaggagaaaaagaccAAGAAGAAAGTGAAAGGATCAGAGGAcgcagagaagaagagcaagaaCGAGCAAGAAC AGAAGCATTTTTTGGAGCATCCAATTGAGATAGACTCAATGCTGGAGGTGCCAAAgtcaaagacaaataaatatgatgatagtgacaaagaaaaagacaaccGCTCCCCGACACCTGACCTCCAAACTCCAAAGAGGAAACAACAGCTCAACACAT CCAGGTGCCAAATAAGTGACGAGAGCAAAGATGAGGCGAGTCCTGAAATGGGAAAAAACCCAAGAAAGGccaaaaaagaggagaaaaccaCAAAAAGCTTGGCTTCACTTAACTCCAATTACAGGAAGAATTCATCCTCACACAGTGATTCCACTGAAAGA cCTACGTCTCCCATCTCAGTGGAGGATCTGGAGAAGTTCGCCTTGCGTCCAGCCCCCAGAGACGTGACCATCCAGTGCAGGGTCACCAGGGACAGGAGAGGCGTCGAGAAGGGAATTTACCCCACTTACTATCTCCACATGGAGAAGGACGACGGCAAGAGG GTATTTCTAATGGCAGGCAGGAAAAGGAAGAAGTGCAAAACGTCCAACTATCTCATCTCCACTGACCCAACAGATCTGTCTAAAGACACCAACAGCTACATAGGAAAACTAAG GTCCAACGTTCTGGGCACAAAGTTTACCGTCTACGACAGAGGAGAAAACCCAGAGAAAAAACCCTTTATCAAAGAGTGTGAATCAGTGCGGCAAGAACTGGCAGCGATTTGCTAT GAGAAGAATGTTTTAGGTTTCAAAGGTCCGAGGAAAATGACAGTGATCATCCCCGGCATGCTGGAGAATGATGAGCGAGTGTGCATTCGCCCAAAGAGT GACATTGAGACTCTTCTGATCCGCCACGAGAACGGCAACACAGACAACCTGGTGACCCTGGTGAACAAATCGCCCAGCTGGAACGAACAGACCCACTCTTACGTGCTCAACTTCCACGGCCGCGTCACACAGGCCTCCGTCAAAAACTTCCAGATCATCCACCCTGACAACA cGGATTACATAGTAATGCAGTTTGGCCGTGTGGCAGAGGATGTGTTCTCCATGGATTACAGTTTCCCAATGTGTGCCCTGCAAGCTTTCGCCatcaccctctcctccttcGATGGCAAACTGGCCTGTGAGTGA